In Streptomyces sp. Li-HN-5-11, the sequence GGGCCGTCGGGGTCCTTGCGGGACTCCTGGAACCACGGGTGCTGGTCGCTGGTGTGGTTCATGACGAAGTCGATGATCACGCGCATGCCGCGCTGGTGGGCGGCGTCGACGAACTCGACGAAGTCGGCGAGGTCGCCGAACTCGGGCAGCACCGCGGTGTAGTCGGACACGTCGTAGCCGCCGTCGCGCAGGGGCGACTTGAAGAAGGGCGGCAGCCACAGGCAGTCGACGCCCAGCCACTGCAGATAGTCGAGCTTGGCGGTCAGACCCTTCAGGTCGCCGACGCCGTCGCCGTTGCTGTCCTGGAAGGAGCGGACGAGGACCTCGTAGAAGACGGCGCGCTTGAACCACTCCGGGTCCCGCTCCCTGGCCGGGGCGTCCTCGAAGATGTCCGGGACGGGCTCGTTGACAGTCATGGCGCGGGAGGCCCTCCGATCTGCGGCGGGGTGGACGGTCGCTGGACATGGAGCACGTGCGCGGGCGTACGGCCCGGTTCGAGTCGCACATAGTCGGCCCTGCCCCAGTGATAGGTCTCGCCCGTGAGTTCGTCGTGCACGGACACGGAGGCGTGCCAGTCCAGGCCGAGGTGCGGCATGTCCAACGAGACCGTGGCCTCCTGGGTGTGGTGGGGGTCGAGGTTGGCGACCACCACGACCGTGTCCGATCCGGTGGTCTTGCTGTAGGCGATCACCGCGTCGTTGTCGGTCGGGTGGAAGTGCAGGTTCCGCAGCTGGTGCAGCGCGGGGTGGCGGCGGCGGATGTCGTTGAGTTTGGTGATCAGGGGGGTGATGGTGCGTCCCTGGCGTTCGGCGGTCTCCCAGTCGCGGGGCCTGAGCTGGTACTTCTCCGAGTCGAGGTACTCCTCGCTGCCCTCTTTCAGCGGGGTGTTCTCGCACAGTTCGTAGCCGCTGTAGATGCCCCAGGTGGGGGAGAGGGTCGCGGCGAGGACGGCGCGGACCTCGAAGGCGGGCCGGCCGCCGTGCTGGAGGTAGGCGTGCAGGATGTCGGGGGTGTTGGCGAAGAAGTTGGGCCGCATGTAGGCGGCGGCCTCGCCGGACAGCTCGGTGAGGTAGTCGGTCAGTTCCTGCTTGGAGTTGCGCCAGGTGAAGTACGTGTAGGACTGCTGGAAGCCGATCTGGGCGAGGGTGTGCATCATCGCCGGCCTCGTGAACGCCTCCGCCAGGAAGATCACGTCCGGGTCGGTGGCGTTGATGCGGGAGATGACCCGTTCCCAGAAGACGACCGGTTTGGTGTGGGGGTTGTCGACGCGGAAGATCCGCACCCCGTGGTCCATCCAGTGCCCCAGCACGCGCACGGTCTCGGCGATCAGGCCGTCCATGTCGGCGTCGAAGGCGATGGGGTAGATGTCCTGGTACTTCTTCGGCGGGTTCTCCGCGTGGGCGATGGTGCCGTCGGGGCGGTGGTGGAACCACTCGGGGTGCTTGTGGACCCAGGGGTGGTCGGGGGAGCACTGCAGGGCGAAGTCGAGGGCGATCTCCAGGCCCAGGTCGGCCGCGCGGGCGA encodes:
- a CDS encoding alpha-1,4-glucan--maltose-1-phosphate maltosyltransferase, producing MSSTPAIGRIPVRDVRPAVEGGRRPAKSVVGETFQVTATVFREGHDAVGANVVLTDPEGCPGPWTPMRELAPGTDRWGAEVTAGSTGHWTYHVEAWSDPIATWRHAACIKVPAGIDAGLVLEEGAELHTRAAAGMPEEPARDVLLAAARMLHDDTLPVMTRLAAALTPEVDAVLARSPLRELVTASEPLPLLVERERALYGSWYEFFPRSEGTPEQPHGTFRTAARRLPAIAAMGFDVVYLPPIHPIGTTFRKGRNNTLDPGPDDVGVPWAIGSPEGGHDAVHPRLGTLEDFDRFVARAADLGLEIALDFALQCSPDHPWVHKHPEWFHHRPDGTIAHAENPPKKYQDIYPIAFDADMDGLIAETVRVLGHWMDHGVRIFRVDNPHTKPVVFWERVISRINATDPDVIFLAEAFTRPAMMHTLAQIGFQQSYTYFTWRNSKQELTDYLTELSGEAAAYMRPNFFANTPDILHAYLQHGGRPAFEVRAVLAATLSPTWGIYSGYELCENTPLKEGSEEYLDSEKYQLRPRDWETAERQGRTITPLITKLNDIRRRHPALHQLRNLHFHPTDNDAVIAYSKTTGSDTVVVVANLDPHHTQEATVSLDMPHLGLDWHASVSVHDELTGETYHWGRADYVRLEPGRTPAHVLHVQRPSTPPQIGGPPAP